One window of Hymenobacter sp. BRD128 genomic DNA carries:
- the rplT gene encoding 50S ribosomal protein L20 has protein sequence MPRSVNHVASRHRRKKVMRLAKGYYGRRKNVWTVAKNAVEKGLLYAYRDRKVKKREFRALWIQRINAGAREHGLSYSQLMGGLKKAGIELNRKVLADLALNHPAAFAGIVEKAK, from the coding sequence ATGCCAAGGAGTGTAAACCACGTGGCCTCGCGCCACCGCCGCAAGAAAGTAATGCGCCTTGCCAAAGGCTACTATGGCCGGCGCAAAAATGTGTGGACCGTTGCGAAAAACGCCGTAGAAAAGGGCTTGCTCTATGCCTACCGCGACCGCAAGGTGAAGAAGCGCGAGTTCCGCGCCCTCTGGATTCAGCGCATTAACGCTGGCGCCCGTGAGCACGGCCTCTCGTACTCGCAGCTAATGGGCGGCCTCAAAAAAGCTGGTATCGAGCTCAACCGCAAGGTGCTCGCCGACCTCGCGCTCAACCACCCCGCTGCTTTCGCCGGTATCGTGGAGAAAGCGAAGTAG
- the rpmI gene encoding 50S ribosomal protein L35 encodes MPKVKTKSGAKKRFKLTGTGKVKRKHAFKSHILTKKSTKRKRALTHSGLVSSADMNRVNQMLNI; translated from the coding sequence ATGCCCAAAGTAAAAACCAAGTCGGGTGCCAAAAAGCGTTTTAAGCTGACCGGCACCGGCAAAGTAAAGCGCAAGCACGCCTTCAAGTCGCACATCCTGACCAAGAAGAGCACCAAGCGCAAGCGCGCCCTCACCCACAGCGGCCTCGTTAGCTCGGCCGACATGAACCGGGTGAACCAGATGCTGAATATCTAA
- the thrS gene encoding threonine--tRNA ligase, translated as MLHITLPDGSVRQVEAGSTGYDLAASISEGLARNALAVKVNGEIRDLHRSLTEDATLEILTWNDAGGKQAYWHSSAHLMAEALEALYPGVKLAIGPAIENGFYYDVDLGEGRAISSDDFPVIEKKMLELAKHKSKFERRDVPKAEAIAYFTEKQDPYKLELIDGLQDGQITFYSQGNFTDLCRGPHIPDTSPIKAAKIMNVAGAYWRGDEKNKQLTRLYGITFPKAKDLTEYLEKLEEAKRRDHRKLGKELELFAFSEKVGAGLPLWLPKGTTLRERLEQFLRKAQVKAGYQPVVTPHIGAKELYVTSGHYEKYGADSFQPIKTPNPGEEFFLKPMNCPHHCEIYRTKPRSYRDLPVRLAEFGTVYRYEQSGELHGLTRVRGFTQDDAHIFCRPDQVKEEFQKVIDLVLYVFKALGFSDFTAQISLRDPENKTKYIGTDENWALAEAAIQESTAEKGLATVTELGEAAFYGPKLDFMVRDALGRRWQLGTIQVDYNLPERFDLEYVTPENTRARPVMIHRAPFGSLERFVAVLIEHTAGNFPLWLSPEQFIVLPISDKFADYAHEVRAKLEAADLRGTVDGRDERIGRKIRDAEIAKTPYLLIVGEKEAQDGLVSVRRHGEGDIGSMPIEAFIKSVNSQIAEAMG; from the coding sequence ATGCTCCACATTACCCTCCCCGACGGCTCCGTCCGCCAGGTCGAAGCCGGCTCGACGGGCTACGACCTCGCCGCCAGCATCAGCGAAGGCCTCGCCCGCAATGCGTTAGCCGTGAAAGTAAACGGTGAAATCCGCGACCTGCACCGCTCCCTCACCGAGGATGCGACCCTCGAAATCCTGACCTGGAACGATGCCGGCGGCAAGCAGGCCTATTGGCACTCCTCGGCCCACCTCATGGCCGAAGCCCTCGAAGCGCTGTATCCCGGCGTGAAGCTGGCCATCGGCCCGGCCATCGAAAACGGCTTCTATTATGACGTAGACCTCGGCGAAGGCCGCGCTATTTCGAGCGACGACTTCCCGGTCATTGAGAAGAAAATGCTCGAGTTGGCCAAGCATAAAAGCAAGTTTGAGCGCCGCGACGTGCCCAAGGCCGAAGCCATTGCCTACTTCACCGAAAAGCAGGACCCCTACAAGCTGGAGCTGATTGACGGCCTCCAAGATGGCCAGATTACGTTCTACTCGCAGGGCAATTTTACGGACCTTTGCCGCGGGCCACACATCCCTGATACCAGCCCCATCAAGGCTGCCAAAATCATGAACGTGGCCGGCGCCTACTGGCGCGGCGACGAGAAAAATAAGCAGCTCACGCGCCTCTACGGCATCACCTTTCCCAAGGCCAAGGACCTCACCGAGTACCTCGAAAAGCTGGAGGAAGCCAAGCGCCGCGACCACCGCAAGCTGGGCAAGGAATTGGAGCTGTTCGCTTTTTCGGAGAAGGTGGGCGCCGGCCTGCCGCTGTGGCTGCCCAAGGGCACGACCCTGCGCGAGCGCTTAGAGCAGTTTCTGCGCAAAGCCCAGGTAAAGGCTGGCTACCAGCCGGTTGTGACGCCCCACATCGGTGCGAAGGAGTTGTACGTGACCAGCGGCCACTACGAGAAGTACGGCGCCGACTCGTTCCAGCCCATCAAGACGCCCAACCCCGGCGAGGAGTTTTTCCTCAAGCCGATGAACTGCCCGCACCACTGCGAAATCTACCGCACCAAGCCCCGCAGCTACCGCGACCTGCCGGTGCGCCTGGCCGAGTTCGGCACCGTGTACCGCTACGAGCAATCGGGCGAGCTGCACGGCCTCACCCGCGTGCGCGGCTTCACGCAGGATGATGCGCACATCTTCTGCCGCCCCGACCAGGTGAAAGAGGAGTTTCAGAAGGTGATTGACCTCGTGCTCTACGTATTCAAGGCGCTGGGCTTTAGTGATTTCACGGCTCAGATTTCGCTGCGCGACCCCGAAAACAAGACCAAGTACATCGGCACCGACGAAAACTGGGCCCTGGCCGAAGCCGCCATCCAGGAATCGACGGCTGAGAAGGGGCTAGCCACCGTGACGGAGCTAGGCGAAGCGGCCTTCTATGGCCCCAAGCTCGACTTTATGGTGCGCGACGCGCTGGGCCGCCGCTGGCAGCTCGGCACCATTCAGGTCGATTACAACCTGCCTGAGCGCTTCGACCTCGAGTACGTGACGCCCGAAAACACCCGCGCCCGCCCGGTGATGATTCACCGCGCGCCGTTCGGCTCGTTGGAGCGCTTCGTGGCCGTACTCATCGAGCACACGGCCGGTAATTTCCCGCTCTGGCTCTCGCCCGAGCAGTTTATTGTGCTGCCCATTTCCGATAAGTTTGCCGACTACGCCCACGAGGTAAGGGCCAAGCTGGAAGCCGCCGACCTGCGCGGCACCGTAGACGGCCGCGACGAGCGCATCGGCCGCAAAATCCGGGACGCGGAAATTGCCAAAACGCCCTACTTGCTGATTGTGGGTGAGAAAGAAGCCCAGGATGGCCTGGTGAGTGTGCGCCGCCACGGTGAGGGCGACATCGGCTCGATGCCCATCGAGGCCTTTATCAAGAGCGTGAATAGCCAGATAGCGGAGGCAATGGGGTAG